One part of the Rutidosis leptorrhynchoides isolate AG116_Rl617_1_P2 chromosome 1, CSIRO_AGI_Rlap_v1, whole genome shotgun sequence genome encodes these proteins:
- the LOC139886147 gene encoding heterogeneous nuclear ribonucleoprotein 1-like has translation MGSKRSNFGDGASPGKIFIGGLAKETTIDTFVKYFGKYGEITDSVIMKDRLSGRPRGFGFITYADPSVVDTVIAETHVINGKQVEIKRTIPKGSGESKDFKTKKIFVGGIPAIVTEDELKGFFSKYGKVVEHEIIRDHATQRSRGFGFIVFDGEQTVDEILVNGNMIDMNGTQVEIKKAEPKKASNLGPPSYNRELKGRGYGNTYDGFDDSYGRFASAGGYGQPPYRSFNGGPPSRFGDYRPYGPGSSEFGSRYGAYGGDYGGYRGGEPPIGSYSSRFSSYSGGYGAGYGGSGLGGYGRGGLGGGYNGYGGSGGVGESGAGADYGGVGGPYGSRAGYSGGSRYHPYGR, from the exons ATGGGTTCCAAGCGATCTAATTTCGGCGACGGCGCCAGTCCAGG GAAAATTTTCATTGGAGGTTTAGCTAAAGAGACAACCATAG ATACGTTTGTGAAGTATTTTGGAAAGTATGGAGAGATAACGGATTCGGTGATAATGAAAGATCGATTAAGTGGTCGACCCAGGGGTTTTGGATTTATTACATATGCAGACCCATCTGTTGTTGATACTGTTATAGCTGAAACACATGTCATCAATGGCAAACAG GTTGAGATCAAGAGAACCATTCCTAAAGGCTCTGGCGAGTCCAAAGATTTTAAGACAAAAAAGATATTTGTAGGTGGCATTCCGGCTATAGTTACCGAAG ATGAGCTTAAAGGTTTCTTCTCAAAGTATGGAAAAGTGGTTGAGCATGAGATTATTAGAGACCACGCCACACAACGTTCTCGAGGGTTTGGTTTCATAGTATTTGACGGTGAACAAACTGTTGATGAAATTCTTGTCAATGGAAATATGATTGATATGAATGGTACACAG GTTGAGATCAAGAAGGCTGAACCAAAGAAAGCCTCAAACCTAGGACCTCCATCATATAATAGGGAACTTAAGGGACGTGGGTACGGCAACACTTATGATGGATTTGACGATTCTTATGGCAGGTTTGCTAGTGCTGGTGGTTATGGACAACCTCCTTATAGGTCGTTTAATGGAGGACCTCCAAGTAGGTTTGGTGATTACAGGCCATATGGGCCTGGTTCAAGTGAATTTGGCAGTCGTTATGGTGCTTATGGAGGCGATTACGGTGGTTATAGGGGTGGTGAGCCACCTATTGGTAGCTATTCTAGTCGGTTTAGTTCGTATAGTGGAGGGTACGGTGCAGGATATGGAGGGAGTGGGCTAGGTGGGTATGGCCGCGGTGGGCTAGGTGGCGGCTATAATGGTTATGGTGGATCAGGTGGTGTTGGCGAGTCTGGTGCAGGGGCAGATTATGGTGGAGTTGGTGGTCCATATGGAAGTAGGGCAGGTTATAGTGGCGGTAGTCGTTATCACCCTTATGGCAGGTAG